The window GCCAAGTCCAAACGGTAGGTTGCAAAGGCTTGCTGTACAGCCTGTTCCGCTTTCTGCAGGCGGCTGACAATCCACTGCTCAGGCAATTCCCACAGATCAGGGCGCGCTTCTTGGCCTACAGTCTGGCCTTCCACATTCATCATCACAAAACGGGTGCCGTTCCAGATTTTGTTGCAGAAATTGCGGTAGCCTTCAACACGCTTCATGTCAAACTTAATGTCGCGGCCGGTGTTAGCCAGCGCGCAGAAGGTGAAGCGCACCGCGTCAGTGCCATAAGCCTGAATGCCTTCCGGGAATTCCTTGCGGGTCGCCTTTTCAATCTTGGCAGCTTGTTTCGGGTTCATCAGGCCTGTGGTGCGCTTCTGCACCAAGGTTTCCAGATCCACGCCGTCAATCAAATCCAGCGGGTCAAGCACGTTGCCCTTAGATTTAGACATCTTCTGGCCTTCGCCGTCGCGCACCAAGCCGTGCACATACACAGTTTTGAACGGAACCTGCGCTGTGCCGTCTTCATTCTTCATGAAGTGCAGCGTCATCATAATCATGCGCGCAACCCAGAAGAAAATGATGTCAAAGCCGGTTACCAGCACGTCAGTCGGGTGGAAAGTTTTGAGGAAATAGTTTTCCGCATCTTTCTGCGCGTCGCCGGTCCAGCCCAAGGTAGAGAAAGTCCAAAGCGCGGAAGAGAACCATGTATCCAGCACGTCTTCGTCCTGCTTCAGCTCGACGTCAGCGGCGATGCTGTTTTTCGCGCGCACTTCTTCTTCAGAACGGCCCACATAGATATTGCCTTCGGCGTCGTACCAGGCTGGAATGCGGTGGCCCCACCACAGCTGGCGTGAAATACACCAGTCTTGAATGTTGTTCATCCACGACATGTACATATTACTGTACTGTTCCGGCACAAATTTAATGTCGCCGTCCTGCACCGCTTTGATTGCAGGCTCAGCCAGCGGGGCAATTTTCACATACCACTGATCGGTCAGCAGCGGCTCAACAATCACGCCTGAACGGTCGCCGCGCGGCGCTTTCAAGTCGTACGGCTGGATTTGCTCCAGCCAGCCTTCCGCTTCGGCCTGCTCAACCAGCTTTTTACGGGCTGCAAAACGCTCTAAGCCAATGTAGTCCGCCGGTGCAGGGATGGTCTTGGAAATTTGTTCGCCGGCTTTGGCAATGTATTCAAACTCAGCCAGCACTTCAGCATTTTTGTTGAAGATGTTGATGATCGGCAGTCCGCAGCGCTTGCCGACGTCATAGTCGTTGAAGTCATGCGCAGGGGTGATTTTCACGCAGCCGGTGCCGAAGTCTTTTTCGACGTATTCATCGGCAACCACAGGCACAAGGCGGCCGCTGATCGGCAGTACGATGTTTTTGCCGACAAGGTGCGCATAGCGCTCATCTTCCGGATGCACCGCAACAGCCGAGTCGCCCAGCAGGGTTTCAGGACGGGTGGTGGCAACCACTAAATAGTCAAGGCCATCTTTGGTGCGCAATGCCTTATCTTCAAAGAAATATTTGAAGTGCCACAGCGAGCCTTTTTCCTCAATGGATTCAACTTCCAGGTCAGACAGGGCAGTCTGCAGCTTAGGGTCCCAGTTCACCAGGCGCTTGCCGCGGTAAATCAGGCCGTCTTCATGTAGCTTGACAAAGACTTCTTTGACCGCATTGGACAGGCCTTCATCCATAGTGAAGCGTTCGCGCGACCAGTCTACAGAAGAGCCTAAGCGGCGGATTTGACGGGTGATGGTGCCGCCCGACTGTTCTTTCCATTCCCAGATTTTATCAATGAATTTTTCACGGCCCAGGTCATGGCGGCTGATGTTCTGCGCGCCCAGCTGGCGTTCAACTACCATCTGCGTGGCGATGCCGGCATGGTCAGTGCCCGGCTGCCATAAGGTGTTTTTGCCGGACATGCGGTTGTAGCGCGTCAAGGCATCCATAATGGCATTGTTGAAGCCGTGGCCCATGTGCAGGCTGCCGGTGACGTTCGGCGGCGGAATCATCAGGCAGAACGACTCGCCTTTTTGAGAAGGCTTGAAATAGCCGTTTTCTTCCCAAGTCTGGTACCATTTTTTCTCGATCTCGGTAGGATCGTAGGTCGTAGCAATATTTTGCGCTGAATCAGTCATAGTTCAAACAGATCAAAAGAGAATAAAAAAATTGCGTCTATTGTAGCAAAAAAAAATCGGCTTTAGGCAGGTTGGGCGAATGTAAACTTTCGCCAGTTGGCAGCATGGCCAAGAGGCCTTATGATAAGCTCAGGATCAAAGCGCAAAGATCGCTGAACACTATAAAAAAGGAGCCTGCCGCTATGAGCTATACCATCTCTTTGAAAATCCTGCCGGAAACCCATCAGCGTTTTGCCGACATTCATCAAAAGCTCAATGCCGGCGAAGCCGACAGCCTGGCTAAGCCGCTGGGGGAGAACCTGACCGATATCGCCTGCGAGATCATTGATCAGGTGTTTGGCGATATTGCCAAAATGT is drawn from Acinetobacter sp. WCHAc010034 and contains these coding sequences:
- a CDS encoding valine--tRNA ligase, translating into MTDSAQNIATTYDPTEIEKKWYQTWEENGYFKPSQKGESFCLMIPPPNVTGSLHMGHGFNNAIMDALTRYNRMSGKNTLWQPGTDHAGIATQMVVERQLGAQNISRHDLGREKFIDKIWEWKEQSGGTITRQIRRLGSSVDWSRERFTMDEGLSNAVKEVFVKLHEDGLIYRGKRLVNWDPKLQTALSDLEVESIEEKGSLWHFKYFFEDKALRTKDGLDYLVVATTRPETLLGDSAVAVHPEDERYAHLVGKNIVLPISGRLVPVVADEYVEKDFGTGCVKITPAHDFNDYDVGKRCGLPIINIFNKNAEVLAEFEYIAKAGEQISKTIPAPADYIGLERFAARKKLVEQAEAEGWLEQIQPYDLKAPRGDRSGVIVEPLLTDQWYVKIAPLAEPAIKAVQDGDIKFVPEQYSNMYMSWMNNIQDWCISRQLWWGHRIPAWYDAEGNIYVGRSEEEVRAKNSIAADVELKQDEDVLDTWFSSALWTFSTLGWTGDAQKDAENYFLKTFHPTDVLVTGFDIIFFWVARMIMMTLHFMKNEDGTAQVPFKTVYVHGLVRDGEGQKMSKSKGNVLDPLDLIDGVDLETLVQKRTTGLMNPKQAAKIEKATRKEFPEGIQAYGTDAVRFTFCALANTGRDIKFDMKRVEGYRNFCNKIWNGTRFVMMNVEGQTVGQEARPDLWELPEQWIVSRLQKAEQAVQQAFATYRLDLAAQAVYEFIWNEYCDWYVELTKPVLNDENVSEERKAEVRRVLLAVMEASLRLAHPLMPYLTEEIWQTLAPKIGMGGDTIMTAAYPVADPALINDQAEADMQWLQGLIGAVRNIRGEMGLGNARLLPVLLQNTTDAEKAQIARIEALVKALAKVESITFLTDAEQPPLSSSSVVGHVSVFVPMKGLIDPKAELGRLQKDFDKVQKQHDQIAGKLSNEGFVAKAPAAVVEGEKAKLAEFADQLVKIKANMDQIAAL